In one window of Cryptococcus depauperatus CBS 7841 chromosome 3, complete sequence DNA:
- a CDS encoding malate synthase A — protein sequence MSLPKGVHLTVPIPEGAQHILSNEAIEFLVVLHRTFDARRLELLNNREKIQEQLDAGKPLTFLPETKEVRENLAWNCAPPAPGLEDRRVEITGPTDRKMVVNALNSGAKTFMADFEDSNSPTWSNMVLGQVNLYDAIRRQIDFEINSKAYKLSEKTAVLIVRPRGWHLPEPRLLIDGKPISGSLFDFGLYFFHNAKELIARGFGPYFYLPKMEHHLEARLWNDAFRLASDKLGVRIGTIRGTVLIETLPAAFQMEEILYELKEHSSGLNCGRWDYIFSFIKKQRAHKKCVFPDRSEVTMTVPFMDAYVRLLIQTCHKRKVAAMGGMSAQIPIKNNPAANERALNKVRADKLREVTAGHDGTWVAHPALVPIAFEIFNKHMLGPNQYHIRREDVSVTDKQLADPSVPGKVTEQGLRDNVGAALSYCAAWISGNGCVPINHLMEDAATAEIARVQLWQWCKHGSKTDSGKQINPSYVQTIFSEESSKVAALPGIDPSHVKIASEYMAKQIKSQWPSDFLTSDLLGYLEGVGIKGGSLKAAL from the exons ATGTCCCTTCCAAAAGGCGTACACCTTACAGTTCCCATCCCAGAGGGTGCACAGCATATTCTGTCAAATGAAGCAATTGAATTCTTGGTAGTGCTCCACAGGACTTTTGATGCTCGCCGACTTGAGCTCTTAAATAACAGGGAAAAAATACAAGAGCAGCTCGACGCT GGCAAACCGTTGACCTTCTTGCCAGAGACCAAGGAGGTTAGAGAAAATTTGGCCTGGAATTGTGCACCTCCAGCGCCAGGTCTTGAAGACCGACG GGTTGAGATCACTGGTCCTACTGACAGAAAGATGGTTGTGAATGCCCTCAACTCCGGCGCCAAAACCTTTATGGCTGATTTTGAAG ATTCAAACTCACCCACCTGGTCAAACATGGTTCTTGGGCAAGTTAATCTATACGATGCCATTCGACGCCAGATCGACTTTGAAATTAACAGTAAAGCGTATAAGCTCTCCGAGAAAACGGCAGTCCTGATTGTTCG ACCGCGAGGATGGCACCTTCCTGAGCCACGGCTCCTGATTGACGGAAAACCCATTTCTGGCTCCctctttgactttggtCTTTACTTTTTCCACAACGCCAAAGAACTCATTGCCCGCGGATTTGGGCCATACTTTTACCTCCCCAAGATGGAACATCATCTCGAAGCTAGACTTTGGAATGACGCTTTCAGATTAGCTAGTGACAAGCTAGGCGTGAGAATTGGGACAATCAGGGGAACGGTTTTGATTGAGACGCTTCCTGCTGCCTTccaaatggaagagatcCTATACGAGCTAAAGGAGCACTCGTCTGGATTGAACTGTGGTAGATGGGATTATATCTTCAGCTT TATCAAGAAACAGCGAGCTCACAAAAAATGCGTGTTTCCCGATCGATCAGAAGTGACAATGACAGTTCCATTCATGGATGCCTATGTTCGACTCCTCATCCAAACCTGTCACAA GCGAAAAGTAGCCGCCATGGGAGGAATGTCTGCTCAAATCCCCATCAAAAACAACCCTGCCGCCAACGAGCGGGCACTCAATAAAGTTCGAGCAGACAAACTTCGCGAAGTCACTGCAGGACATGACGGTACATGGGTTGCCCACCCAGCGCTTGTTCCCATCGCTTTTGAGATCTTCAACAAACACATGCTAGGTCCTAATCAATACCACATTCGACGAGAAGACGTTTCAGTAACCGATAAGCAGCTCGCAGATCCAAGTGTTCCCGGAAAAGTGACTGAACAAGGATTGAGGGATAATGTTGGTGCGGCATTGAGTTACTGTGCGGCTTGGATCAGTGGAAATGGATGCGTACCAATCAATCATTTAATGGAAGACGCGGCCACCGCCGAAATTGCGCGAGTACAACTTTGGCAATGGTGCAAACATGGGTCGAAGACT GACTCTGGTAAACAAATTAACCCATCCTACGTTCAAACTATCTTCTCCGAGGAGTCGTCCAAAGTTGCTGCCCTCCCTGGTATTGATCCAAGCCATGTGAAAATTGCGAGCGAATATATGGCCAAGCAGATCAAGAGTCAATGGCCTAGTGATTTCTTGACATCGGACTTGCTGGGCTATCTTGAAGGTGTTGGTATTAAAGGCGGCTCTCTCAAAGCGGCTCTATAA